Proteins found in one Stigmatopora nigra isolate UIUO_SnigA chromosome 15, RoL_Snig_1.1, whole genome shotgun sequence genomic segment:
- the ep300b gene encoding histone acetyltransferase p300 isoform X6 — translation MADNVLESGPSSAKRPKLASPALSVSASDGNDFGSLFDLEHDLPDELISSSDLGLTNGGDINQLHTSLGGIGMGGQDAAAKHKQLSELLRTSAPSQQGGPTSNNTGPGASMGLLGAVNISPGAPQGMPPQGQQQQHGLMQQVGMIGGGSPLNRANAMLGAQRGSNGQQQQGLMAGHVMNGSSRMGYPASAGMGNNSNLLAETLQQQGGQPMGSGGQPGIRPQQPGALNKMNMIANAGPYGGPYGQSAGPGMPGAGLSPQLQNKAAMANSMAGQFNMDKKTPQQPPGIGGSAAVGAAQVGLGAVGSGACTGPPTADPEKRKLIQQQLVLLLHAHKCQRREQANGEVRQCNLPHCRTMKNVLNHMTHCQAGKSCQVAHCASSRQIISHWKNCTRHDCPVCLPLKNAGDKRNQQSLVSSAGLGLVNSLGSGVPGGQSTTPNLNTSSQIDPSSIERAYAALGLTYQGNQMQPQAPQANMQNQGMQGQPGMRNLNVMGGNSMGMNGGVQPPNHQGSLLPDAMLQNSMNTPSLMNDGVGSLGSLPTAAPPSAAMRKSWHEDITQDLRNHLVHKLVQAIFPTPDPAALKDRRMENLVAYARKVEGDMYESANSRAEYYHLLAEKIYKIQKELEEKRRTRLQKQGIMPGQPGLASSGFPQGALSLGQPTMAPGQPPNGPHSDPSMVRPGGPNQMPNRMQSPAGMNQFNQMGMQSMGQRSTPPLPLSSPMNQMGIGSARMGQPNATQLQNQYLPPGQFPGASPAHGSGPVGVNQPGSQAVVPLQNQMSTPPSLPAGSPSAQSATPAPGSAASGGSMGTGGVCGSGPLPNLPPSSTPNQPSTFPHCPPMRTNSPSPARSLTPQPHQSTPMLPRSQTPQPQTPSTPQLPSQNQQQASQPQQLQGLAGSSEKVNQLPQQTLGGGATTSGTQAAQASSVPLQNAHVPLQLPPTPQLSPKPPVTADGQVSSPASVSSSTDPNSQLAPQEVSAPVEEDIKMDVKKQEEEEEDGDEAQGDGKSLGKMGKVEPDIKAEEKVEIKKENSSEDGCKVEPMDTSSSSASLSVETVEDKKPEVKKEPKEQEEASAASPASTQSKKKMFKPEELRQALMPTLEALYRQDPESLPFRQPVDPQLLGIPVRIRTSNKTNLDYFDIVKNPMDLSTIKRKLDTGQYQEPWQYVEDIWLMFNNAWLYNRKTSRVYKYCSKLAEVFETEIDPVMQALGYCCGRKFEFSPQTLCCYGKQLCTIQRDAAYFSYQNSSPKYGLLADRYHFCEKCFNEIQGESVSLGDDPSQPQTSINKEQFQRKKNDTLDPELLVECTDCGRKMHQICVLHHETIWPSGFVCGNCLKMANKTRKENKYAAKRLPQTKLGSYLESRVNDYIKRQSHIEAGEVTIRVVHVSDKVVEVKPGMKSRFVDSGEMSESFPYRMKALFAFEDIDGADVCFFGMHVQEYGSDCPPPNQRRVYISYLDSVHFFKPRHLRTAVYHEILLGYLEYAKRLGFTTGHIWACPPSEGDDYIFHCHPMDQKIPKPKRLQEWYKRMLDKAVAERIVHDYKDIFKQATEDRLTSAKELPYFEGDFWPNVLEESIKELEQEEEERKREENSTCNESTDVRTTKGDSKNAKKKNNKKTSKNKSSLSRSNKKKPGMPNVSNDLSQKLYATMEKHKEVFFVIRLIAGPTANSLPPITDPDPLMACDLMDGRDAFLTLARDKHLEFSSLRRSMWSSMCMLVELHNQSQDRFVYTCNECKHHVETRFHCTVCEDYDLCITCYNIKGHEHKMDKLGLGLDDDSNNQAAAATQSPGDSRRLSIQRCIQSLVHACQCRNANCSLPSCQKMKRVVQHTKSCKRKTNGGCPICKQLIALCCYHAKHCQENKCPVPFCLNIKQKLRQQQLQHRLQQAQMLRRRMASMQRVGQPAGAQPGGPVMGLPSPGANGITAPGTPTSAGTQPLTPQTPTQTMASIPPQGLGPGVPQAPPPGCVPVQGGKSLQQQQLHHSYQQMPGGGATGPGGVMNSPQHQHQMLPQVQQQLSGPPNNHQQLHQHLNSVPPFAGRPPGSSPIHQSQGKPILGSATPPRPQPNCPVMAGNVGGPPPNAAQGPASLLQQPSGPPPAAVEIAMKIQRVADAQRKMALQRQAAAGMMPTHPHHQQGQGQQQMSMGHPGSGGTVGPQGMPPQSQAALQSSRVHVEQQQNAPAGMMVGAGSHVLQHQQHQQQQGNMQQVQIPTQAQLQQRLGVPPNPQQQWSGQGMPPQQRQAMMNQMGHQAMMVTQQQQQQQQQQQQQQQQQQQQQQQQQQQQQQQQQLQQQHQQQASSHPAMMNMPQQQQQQQQPPPQVTNPGVLGAPGPGAAGIPVASGAGGNITQAALQDLLRTLRSPSSPLQQQQVLNILRSNPQLMAAFIKQRASKYKGAPGTPGGPVSNALPGGGQQMNMNAATAVAGQSGMHMGGQGGPNMATMAQLQQVQQQQMQQQQLQQQHQQQQQQQQQHHQQQQQQQQQQQLQQQQQRPVLSGLQQQQVAALQQQQQQQASGRGLQGQGPQMANLNNPQIRELFMRRHLQQQQQQQQQQQQQQQQQQQQQQQQQQHQQQQMGVNHSQFQQPQPPQSQAYMGQPSMQPPVGQGGPQSGGPPGQQGQPYSAQQQAAIQQRLQHQHHLQMQQQQQQQQNAMAGLAGGDSGPGGGVGPPQPPQGPQNGPPPSQALLQQALHQRLLQQQQQHLAAAGSPAQHSNPMSPQQPPQMSQSPHPHLQGQTLPTSLANQVRSPQPSPRPQSQPPHSSPSPRMQPQPSPHHISPQMQTGSPHPAHLNPHHAGMVAPPPQQQPSSQQQNSMEQFGSDQSAMLSQLSGMAGLHGQGGNGQDPLGQSLNHNPLDIM, via the exons ATTTTGGTTCGCTCTTTGACCTTGAGCACGACCTGCCAGATGAGCTCATCAGCTCGTCAGACTTAGGGCTGACCAATGGTGGGGACATCAACCAACTCCATACCAGTCTTGGAGGGATTGGTATGGGGGGCCAAGATGCtgccgcaaaacacaaacagTTGTCGGAACTTCTTCGAACCAGTGCGCCGTCACAGCAGGGTGGTCCTACTTCCAACAATACGGGACCAGGTGCTTCCATGGGCCTATTAGGAGCTGTCAATATCTCCCCTGGCGCACCTCAAGGAATGCCTCCCCAGGGCCAGCAGCAACAACATGGACTAATGCAGCAGGTTGGCATGATCGGAGGGGGGTCTCCTCTGAATCGGGCCAATGCCATGTTGGGTGCTCAGAGGGGCAGCAATGGACAGCAACAGCAAGGATTGATGGCGGGTCACGTGATGAACGGCTCGTCAAGAATGGGTTACCCGGCAAGTGCCGGCATGGGGAACAACAGTAATCTTTTAGCCGAAACACTACAGCAGCAGGGTGGTCAGCCAATGGGGTCCGGTGGTCAGCCAGGGATTCGACCGCAGCAACCAGGAGCACTGAACAAG ATGAATATGATTGCCAATGCGGGCCCCTATGGTGGTCCCTATGGTCAGTCTGCTGGTCCGGGGATGCCTGGAGCAGGCCTGAGCCCACAACTCCAGAATAAGGCCGCAATGGCTAACAGTATGGCCGGCCAGTTTAACATGGACAAAAAG ACACCGCAGCAACCTCCAGGCATTGGTGGATCTGCAGCAGTGGGAGCGGCACAGGTTGGACTGGGTGCTGTCGGGTCAGGTGCCTGCACTGGGCCTCCTACAGCAGACCCAGAGAAGCGTAAGCTTATCCAGCAGCAACTGGTTCTCTTGCTCCACGCTCATAAGTGTCAGAGAAGAGAGCAAGCTAATGGCGAAGTAAGGCAGTGCAACCTGCCTCACTGTCGCACCATGAAGAACGTACTTAACCACATGACTCATTGCCAGGCTGGCAAGTCTTGCCAGG TGGCGCATTGTGCCTCATCAAGACAGATCATCTCACATTGGAAGAATTGCACGCGACATGATTGTCCTGTATGCCTACCTTTGAAAAATGCTGGAGACAAGAGGAACCAACAAT CTCTCGTTAGCAGCGCAGGACTTGGTTTGGTGAACTCTTTAGGTTCAGGAGTACCAGGTGGACAGTCTACTACTCCAAACCTGAACACATCAAGCCAGATCGATCCCAGCTCCATTGAGAGGGCCTATGCTGCGCTTGGTCTTACTTACCAGGGCAACCAGATGCAGCCACAGGCACCCCAGGCGAACATGCAAAACCAGGGGATGCAGGGGCAACCTGGGATGAGGAATCTGAATGTCATgg GAGGCAACTCGATGGGAATGAATGGTGGTGTGCAGCCCCCAAACCATCAGGGGTCCCTGCTACCAGATGCCATGTTGCAAAACAGTATGAACACACCAAG TTTGATGAATGATGGAGTGGGAAGCTTGGGATCCTTACCTACTGCAGCTCCTCCTTCTGCAGCTATGCGGAAGTCTTGGCATGAAGATATCACACAAGATCTGCGCAACCATCTAGTTCATAAACT GGTTCAGGCTATATTTCCCACTCCTGACCCAGCTGCTTTGAAGGACAGACGGATGGAAAATCTAGTGGCATATGCTCGTAAAGTTGAGGGGGACATGTATGAGTCAGCCAATAGTAGG GCGGAGTACTACCACCTCTTAGCAGAGAAGATTTACAAAATCCAAAAGGAGCTTGAAGAGAAGCGAAGGACACGTCTCCAAAAGCAGGGAATCATGCCTGGGCAACCTGGCTTGGCCTCATCCGGCTTCCCACAGGGGGCTCTCAGCCTGGGTCAGCCTACCATGGCCCCAGGACAACCTCCAA ATGGTCCTCATTCTGATCCGTCCATGGTACGACCCGGAGGACCAAATCAGATGCCTAACAGGATGCAGAGCCCAGCAG GAATGAACCAGTTCAACCAAATGGGGATGCAGTCaatgggtcaaaggtcaacacCTCCTCTTCCACTCAGTTCTCCGATGAACCAG ATGGGTATTGGCTCAGCAAGAATGGGTCAGCCAAATGCTACGCAACTACAGAATCAGTACCTCCCACCGGGCCAGTTTCCCGGGGCCAGTCCTGCTCATGGTTCTGGTCCCGTTGGCGTGAACCAGCCAGGATCACAGGCCGTTGTGCCACTG CAGAATCAGATGTCAACCCCGCCTTCGCTACCGGCCGGCAGCCCTTCCGCCCAGTCTGCCACCCCCGCCCCGGGCTCTGCAGCCTCAGGTGGCTCCATGGGGACCGGTGGTGTTTGTGGTTCAGGGCCTCTGCCTAACTTGCCTCCATCCTCCACGCCAAACCAGCCCAGCACATTTCCTCACTGTCCACCCATGCGAACAAACTCTCCCTCACCAGCACGCAGCTTAACGCCTCAACCTCATCAGTCGACTCCCATGTTACCTCGTTCTCAGACGCCGCAGCCGCAGACCCCGAGCACACCCCAGTTGCCTTCTCAGAATCAACAGCAAGCATCGCAGCCGCAACAATTACAAGGTCTCGCGGGGAGTTCCGAGAAGGTGAATCAGCTTCCACAGCAGACCCTTGGAGGTGGTGCTACTACCTCAGGCACCCAGGCCGCTCAGGCTTCATCGGTGCCTCTCCAGAATGCACATGTGCCACTGCAGCTGCCACCAACCCCa cagCTGTCTCCTAAGCCACCCGTAACAGCAGATGGTCAGGTGTCATCACCAGCCTCAGTCAGCAGCAGCACAGATCCAAACTCCCAGCTGGCCCCACAGGAAGTCTCCGCACCTGTCGAAGAGGATATCAAAATGGACGTGAAAAagcaggaggaagaggaggaagatggTGACGAAGCTCAAGGAGATGGCAAGTCTCTGGGGAAGATGGGAAAAGTTGAGCCTGACATTAAAGCAGAAGAGAAGGTTGAG ataaagaaagaaaattcatCAGAAGATGGGTGTAAAGTGGAGCCCATGGATACATCTTCCTCTTCTGCGTCTTTGTCAGTGGAAACTGTGGAAGACAAGAAGCCCGAGGTGAAAAAGGAGCCCAAAGAGCAAGAGGAGGCCTCCGCAGCTTCCCCAGCCAGCACTCAgagcaagaaaaaaa TGTTTAAGCCAGAGGAGCTGCGTCAAGCTCTGATGCCCACCTTGGAGGCCTTGTACAGGCAGGACCCCGAGTCCCTCCCCTTCCGTCAGCCGGTGGACCCCCAGTTACTGGGAATACCCGTACGTATTCGAACTAGTAACAAAACTAACCTG GACTACTTTGACATTGTGAAGAATCCCATGGACCTGTCAACAATCAAGCGGAAACTAGACACGGGGCAGTACCAAGAGCCTTGGCAGTACGTGGAGGATATCTGGTTGATGTTCAACAATGCCTGGTTGTACAACCGTAAGACTTCACGGGTGTACAAGTACTGCTCCAAACTGGCTGAGGTGTTTGAGACTGAGATCGATCCGGTCATGCAGGCTTTAGGATATTGCTGTGGAAGGAAG tTTGAGTTTTCACCCCAAACTCTTTGCTGCTATGGAAAACAATTATGCACCATCCAACGGGATGCTGCCTATTTTAGCTACCAGAACAG TTCACCAAAATATGGGCTTCTTGCTGACAGGTACCACTTCTGTGAGAAGTGTTTCAACGAAATCCAGGGTGAGAGCGTCTCCCTGGGCGACGACCCATCCCAACCTCAGAC GTCCATCAACAAAGAACAATTCCAGCGAAAGAAGAATGACACGCTTGACCCAGAATT gCTTGTCGAATGTACAGACTGTGGTCGTAAAATGCACCAGATCTGTGTCCTACATCATGAAACCATTTGGCCTTCAGG CTTTGTATGTGGCAACTGTCTCAAGATGGCCAATAAGACACGGAAAGAGAACAAATATGCAGCTAAAA GACTTCCTCAAACCAAGCTAGGCAGCTATTTGGAGTCACGAGTGAATGACTACATTAAACGGCAAAGCCATATTGAGGCTGGCGAGGTCACGATTCGTGTGGTTCACGTCTCCGATAAAGTGGTTGAGGTCAAACCTGGCATGAAGTCCAG GTTTGTGGACAGTGGCGAGATGTCCGAATCTTTCCCATACAGGATGAAAGCCTTGTTTGCTTTTGAGGACATTGATGGCGCAGATGTGTGTTTTTTCGGTATGCACGTTCAAGAGTACGGCTCTGACTGCCCACCTCCTAACCAGAGACGAGTGTACATCTCTTACCTGGACAGCGTTCACTTCTTTAAACCTCGACACCTCAGGACTGCTGTCTACCACGAGATCTTGCTTGGTTACCTGGAATATGCAAAGAGACTGGG GTTTACAACAGGTCATATCTGGGCATGTCCTCCCAGTGAGGGCGATGATTACATCTTCCATTGTCACCCAATGGACCAGAAGATACCCAAACCAAAACGACTACAAGAGTGGTATAAGAGGATGTTGGACAAGGCAGTTGCTGAGCGCATTGTTCATGACTACAAG gACATCTTCAAACAGGCAACAGAGGACCGCCTGACCAGCGCAAAGGAGCTTCCATACTTTGAGGGAGACTTTTGGCCCAACGTACTGGAGGAGAGCATCAAAGAGCTGGaacaagaggaggaggaaaggaAGAGAGAGGAAAACAGTACCTGCAACGAAAGTACCGATGTACGC ACCACAAAGGGAGACAGCAAGAATGCCAAAAAGAAGAACAATAAAAAGACGAGCAAGAACAAGAGCAGCTTGAGCCGTTCCAACAAGAAAAAGCCGGGCATGCCCAACGTCTCCAACGATCTCTCGCAGAAACTCTACGCCACTATGGAGAAACATAAGGAG GTTTTCTTTGTCATCCGACTCATCGCTGGCCCTACTGCCAACTCATTGCCACCCATCACCGACCCTGACCCTCTGATGGCTTGTGACCTGATGGACGGCCGGGATGCATTCCTGACGTTGGCGAGGGACAAACACCTGGAATTCAGCTCTCTCAGGAGGTCCATGTGGAGTTCTATGTGCATGCTAGTGGAGCTCCATAACCAGAGCCAGGACCGTTTTGTCTACACATGCAATGAGTGTAAACATCATGTGGAAACACGCTTCCACTGCACTGTTTGTGAG GACTATGACTTGTGCATCACCTGCTACAACATTAAAGGCCACGAGCACAAAATGGACAAGTTGGGACTCGGGCTGGACGACGACAGCAATAACCAGGCAGCAGCGGCTACCCAGAGTCCAGGAGATTCTCGCCGCCTGAGCATCCAGAGATGCATCCAGTCTTTGGTCCACGCGTGCCAGTGCCGCAACGCCaactgctctctgccatcgtgCCAGAAGATGAAGCGTGTTGTTCAGCACACCAAAAGCTGCAAGCGCAAGACCAATGGCGGCTGTCCCATTTGCAAACAGCTCATTGCTCTGTGCTGCTACCACGCCAAACACTGTCAGGAGAACAAATGTCCCGTGCCCTTTTGTCTTAACATAAAGCAAAAGCTCCGGCAGCAGCAACTCCAACACCGACTCCAACAAGCGCAGATGTTGAGGAGGAGGATGGCCAGCATGCAGAGGGTGGGTCAGCCGGCGGGGGCTCAACCAGGAGGCCCCGTCATGGGACTTCCGTCGCCCGGCGCCAACGGTATCACAGCGCCGGGTACACCGACATCTGCCGGAACTCAACCTCTGACTCCTCAGACACCCACTCAGACAATGGCTTCGATACCGCCCCAAGGATTGGGGCCCGGGGTTCCCCAAGCTCCTCCGCCGGGCTGCGTCCCCGTGCAAGGCGGCAAATCTCTTCAGCAGCAACAGCTTCACCATTCATACCAGCAGATGCCAGGGGGAGGAGCTACCGGACCAGGAGGTGTGATGAATTCCCCCCAACATCAGCACCAGATGCTTCCCCAAGTGCAACAGCAATTGAGTGGACCTCCAAACAACCATCAGCAACTTCACCAACACCTCAACAGCGTGCCCCCGTTCGCCGGCAGGCCTCCAGGCTCCTCCCCGATCCACCAATCCCAAGGGAAGCCGATCCTCGGGTCAGCAACGCCTCCTCGCCCGCAGCCCAATTGCCCCGTCATGGCCGGAAACGTCGGGGGTCCACCTCCCAACGCTGCCCAAGGCCCCGCTTCTCTTTTGCAACAGCCTTCCGGGCCTCCGCCGGCCGCCGTGGAGATCGCCATGAAGATCCAGAGAGTCGCCGACGCCCAGAGGAAGATGGCGCTGCAGAGACAAGCGGCCGCGGGCATGATGCCTACTCACCCCCACCATCAACAGGGCCAAGGGCAACAACAGATGAGCATGGGGCACCCTGGCAGCGGCGGGACGGTCGGACCCCAAGGGATGCCGCCGCAAAGCCAAGCTGCCTTGCAGTCGTCTCGGGTCCACGTAGAACAACAACAGAACGCTCCAGCTGGGATGATGGTCGGCGCTGGCAGCCATGTCCTGCAACaccaacaacatcaacaacaacaaggcAACATGCAACAAGTCCAGATACCAACTCAGGCTCAGCTTCAACAGAGGCTGGGTGTACCACCAAACCCGCAACAGCAGTGGTCCGGCCAGGGGATGCCACCCCAACAGAGGCAGGCTATGATGAACCAAATGGGTCATCAGGCTATGATGGTCacgcagcagcaacaacagcaacaacaacaacaacagcagcagcaacaacaacaacaacaacaacaacaacagcagcagcaacaacaacaacaacagcagcagctacaacaacaacatcaacaacaagcTTCAAGCCACCCTGCCATGATGAACatgccacaacaacaacaacagcagcaacagccACCACCCCAGGTCACCAACCCTGGGGTGCTGGGAGCCCCTGGCCCTGGAGCTGCTGGTATTCCCGTAGCTTCTGGCGCTGGGGGCAACATCACGCAGGCAGCCCTCCAGGATCTTTTACGCACTCTTCGTTCGCCTAGCTCGCCGCTCCAACAGCAGCAAGTCCTCAACATCCTGCGTTCCAACCCTCAACTCATGGCGGCTTTTATTAAACAAAGAGCCTCCAAGTACAAGGGAGCCCCTGGAACCCCTGGAGGGCCTGTAAGTAACGCCCTGCCGGGAGGAGGCCAGCAGATGAATATGAACGCAGCCACTGCCGTGGCAGGCCAGTCTGGTATGCACATGGGGGGCCAAGGAGGACCAAACATGGCCACTATGGCCCAATTACAGCAAGTACAGCAGCAACAAATGCAACAGCAGCAGTTGCAGCAACAAcatcagcaacaacaacagcagcagcagcaacaccaccaacagcagcagcagcaacaacaacaacaacaacttcaacagcagcagcagagaCCAGTCCTCAGTGGTTTACAGCAGCAGCAAGTTGCCGCtctccagcagcagcagcagcaacaagcTAGCGGAAGAGGTTTACAGGGCCAGGGACCCCAAATGGCAAATCTCAACAATCCCCAAATCCGAGAACTGTTCATGAGGAGACATCTtcagcaacagcaacaacagcagcagcagcaacaacaacagcagcagcaacagcaacaacaacaacaacaacaacaacaacatcagcaGCAGCAAATGGGAGTCAACCACAGTCAATTCCAGCAACCGCAACCTCCGCAAAGTCAAGCTTACATGGGCCAGCCTAGCATGCAGCCGCCAGTCGGACAGGGTGGCCCCCAGTCCGGGGGTCCCCCCGGTCAGCAAGGTCAGCCTTACTCAGCCCAGCAGCAGGCTGCCATACAgcagaggctccagcaccaacACCACCTCCAgatgcagcagcagcaacagcagcagcaaaatGCTATGGCGGGTTTGGCTGGAGGGGATTCGGGGCCTGGGGGTGGTGTAGGCCCACCACAGCCACCACAGGGCCCTCAAAATGGCCCTCCGCCTTCGCAAGCTCTCCTTCAGCAGGCGCTCCACCAGAGGCTTctccaacagcagcagcaacaccTCGCCGCGGCAGGGTCTCCAGCCCAACACAGCAATCCCATGAGCCCCCAGCAGCCCCCCCAGATGTCCCAGTCCCCTCACCCGCACCTGCAGGGTCAGACGTTGCCCACGTCCCTGGCGAACCAGGTGCGCTCCCCACAACCCTCGCCCAGGCCTCAGTCGCAACCGCCGCACTCCAGCCCGTCGCCGCGCATGCAGCCCCAGCCGTCCCCTCACCACATATCCCCCCAGATGCAGACTGGGTCCCCCCACCCGGCCCACTTGAACCCGCATCACGCCGGGATGGTGGCCCCGCCTCCGCAGCAGCAGCCTTCGTCCCAGCAACAGAACTCAATGGAGCAGTTTGGCTCGGACCAGAGTGCTATGTTGTCCCAGCTGAGTGGGATGGCGGGTCTCCACGGGCAGGGGGGCAATGGTCAGGACCCACTGGGCCAGAGCCTGAATCACAACCCTTTAGACATCATGTAG